One region of Rhodophyticola sp. CCM32 genomic DNA includes:
- a CDS encoding CoA transferase subunit A, with protein sequence MKKVYGSASEALDGLLFDGMLIAAGGFGLCGIPELLIHAINKAGTKELNVASNNCGVDDFGLGILLADKQIKKMFSSYVGENAEFMRQYLSGELELEFNPQGTLAERMRAGGCGIPGFYTKTGVGTVIAESKEVKSFNGEDYILEEGIFADLSIVKAWKADETGNLIFRKTARNFNPPAAMCGKVCVAEVEEIVPLGGLDPDGIHLPGIYVHRLIQGEHEKRIEQRTVRQRENA encoded by the coding sequence ATGAAAAAGGTATACGGCTCAGCGTCCGAGGCGCTGGACGGGCTGTTATTCGATGGAATGCTGATTGCAGCGGGCGGTTTCGGCCTGTGCGGCATCCCCGAGCTTCTGATCCATGCCATCAACAAGGCAGGCACCAAAGAGTTGAACGTTGCGTCCAACAATTGCGGTGTGGATGATTTCGGCCTTGGCATCCTGCTGGCGGATAAACAGATCAAAAAGATGTTTTCCTCTTATGTGGGGGAGAATGCCGAATTCATGCGGCAATACCTGTCAGGAGAGCTGGAACTCGAATTCAACCCGCAGGGCACGCTGGCCGAACGGATGCGCGCGGGCGGCTGCGGTATCCCCGGTTTCTACACCAAAACCGGTGTCGGCACGGTGATTGCCGAGAGCAAGGAAGTGAAATCCTTCAATGGTGAGGACTATATCCTTGAAGAGGGTATCTTCGCGGACCTCTCCATCGTGAAAGCCTGGAAAGCTGATGAGACAGGCAATCTGATCTTCCGCAAGACCGCGCGCAACTTCAACCCGCCGGCCGCCATGTGCGGCAAGGTCTGCGTGGCCGAGGTGGAAGAGATCGTGCCCCTGGGCGGGCTGGACCCGGACGGCATCCACCTGCCCGGCATCTATGTGCATCGCCTGATCCAGGGTGAACATGAGAAACGGATTGAACAGCGCACCGTGCGCCAGCGGGAGAATGCCTGA
- a CDS encoding 3-oxoacid CoA-transferase subunit B, with protein sequence MAWDRNQMAERAAAELDDGMYVNLGIGIPTLVANYVGDKDITLQSENGMLGMGPFPFEGEEDPDLINAGKQTITELRRTSYFDSATSFGMIRGGKIAAAILGAMEVAENGDLANWMIPGKLVKGMGGAMDLVAGVGRVIVVMDHTNKHGDSKLLKACTLPLTGKGVVDRIITNLGVLDVVPGGLKIVETAEGVSEDDIRAATEATII encoded by the coding sequence ATGGCCTGGGATCGCAACCAAATGGCCGAACGGGCCGCGGCAGAGCTGGACGACGGCATGTATGTCAATCTGGGGATCGGCATCCCGACCCTGGTCGCCAATTACGTGGGCGACAAGGACATCACGCTGCAATCGGAAAACGGGATGCTGGGCATGGGCCCCTTCCCGTTTGAGGGGGAGGAAGACCCGGACCTGATCAATGCGGGCAAACAGACAATCACCGAATTGCGCCGCACCTCCTATTTCGACAGTGCCACCAGTTTCGGCATGATCCGGGGCGGCAAGATTGCCGCCGCCATCCTTGGCGCGATGGAAGTGGCCGAAAACGGCGATCTGGCCAACTGGATGATCCCCGGCAAGCTGGTGAAGGGCATGGGCGGCGCGATGGATCTGGTGGCCGGTGTCGGCAGGGTGATCGTGGTGATGGACCACACCAACAAACATGGCGACAGCAAACTGTTGAAAGCCTGCACCCTGCCATTGACCGGCAAGGGCGTGGTTGATCGGATCATCACCAATCTGGGTGTGCTGGATGTGGTTCCCGGCGGGCTGAAGATCGTTGAGACCGCCGAGGGGGTCAGCGAAGACGATATCCGCGCCGCGACAGAGGCCACCATCATCTGA
- a CDS encoding lytic transglycosylase domain-containing protein — protein MQVPRFLLAALLSALVVQPGGAQSADPPPFPEFTFRRVTPPAPGQTGPRINIQIDPSVTPAAAPAPAAPDEPAVSESGVADWFWSEIPADLAGGAGRFQAALAHLSLAPETAGLGVPRLEQLRALSGAHGADILRETVGTSVSPALVLAIMSVESAGAPQAVSHAGAQGLMQLIPATADRFGVEDVFDTAQNIAGGVAYLSWLMEEFDRDPVLVLAAYNAGEGAVRDAGGVPDYAETRRYVPKVLATWAVARMLCLTPPELISDGCVFETMTSG, from the coding sequence ATGCAGGTTCCCCGTTTTTTGCTGGCCGCTTTGCTGTCGGCGCTTGTTGTGCAGCCCGGCGGCGCGCAATCGGCCGATCCGCCGCCCTTCCCGGAGTTTACCTTTCGCCGGGTGACACCCCCTGCGCCCGGGCAGACCGGGCCAAGGATCAATATTCAGATCGACCCTTCGGTGACACCCGCCGCAGCCCCGGCCCCCGCAGCGCCGGATGAGCCCGCGGTTTCCGAGTCCGGCGTCGCGGATTGGTTCTGGTCTGAGATACCTGCTGATCTGGCTGGCGGGGCCGGTCGCTTTCAGGCTGCCCTTGCGCATCTGTCGCTGGCCCCGGAAACGGCGGGCCTTGGTGTGCCCCGGCTGGAGCAGTTGCGCGCCCTGTCCGGTGCCCATGGGGCGGATATCCTGCGGGAAACGGTTGGCACCTCTGTGTCGCCTGCCTTGGTTCTGGCCATTATGTCGGTGGAATCTGCCGGTGCGCCCCAGGCGGTCAGCCATGCGGGGGCGCAGGGCCTGATGCAGTTGATCCCGGCCACAGCAGATCGCTTTGGTGTTGAGGATGTCTTTGACACGGCCCAGAACATCGCGGGCGGCGTTGCCTATCTGTCCTGGCTGATGGAGGAGTTTGACCGCGACCCGGTTCTGGTTCTTGCGGCCTATAATGCGGGCGAGGGGGCGGTGCGTGATGCAGGCGGCGTGCCGGATTATGCCGAGACACGCCGCTATGTGCCCAAGGTGCTGGCCACATGGGCGGTGGCCCGGATGCTTTGCCTGACGCCGCCGGAGCTGATCTCGGATGGATGCGTGTTCGAGACGATGACCAGCGGCTGA